The following nucleotide sequence is from Primulina tabacum isolate GXHZ01 chromosome 2, ASM2559414v2, whole genome shotgun sequence.
GTTAAATCTATTCTCATGCTCGTCAAaccccgcatcaacatcaaacTAATGGGTTCGACGCGATTCAGAATTACGTAGATTGCATATTTGTGTCATGCACACTAAGTTTACcagtgtgtttttttttttaagaagaaATTTTAATGGATAATTAATAGTTGAGTGGAATGATAACTCTAGAAAAGGCATGTAAAAATGATGTTTTTTAAAGCATGTATATGTAATATGTTTCTCCTATTACGAGTTTAAATGCTTTAgtaaattattttatggaaaattGCGAATTTGGTTTATATATTTGTCcattttgatgattttgttatcgaattttggttttaattttatatttttaaattttttaaaatattaattattttttctaaGTGTTATGTAAGATTATAATCCAGGAACGCGCGGAGCCACCCCAAAGGCTGGGGTGGGCTCCAGCCCAGTCTACTTTTTTGGGTCTAATTAGGAATATggattgagttttttttttttttaaattttagccttgtatttttaattttagCCCAATATTTAGCCCATTTCTTGAGGCTTTTCTTTCACAGCCGTCCTCCCAAAATGAAAACAAGATGATGAAACCTGCTAGTCTCCTACTGGTTGGAAATTTCACGTAAaggaatttttaaatatttgatttatattatttaatgttgTTTATCGATTCATTCAGCCcaggataaaaatattttctggatacGTCCATGTTATAATCACAGTTTTTCCATTATTCCAATGCTAAAAAGAACATTACTCAAACTCTAAATTAAGGGTACCACTCGtataacccaaaaatcaacTCAATCAAAAAAGGAGAATTATATGAATCGGTAaactttattttataaataaataataataacaaaattagaTAGCCCTTGAATCAACAGAATTTCCAAGATTAATGTCTTTCAAATGTAAGAAATATGACACATATTAGAAGAGGCGTGGCATGTAGGAATTGACGACGACCAAAAAACCTATCATTTTTTACGAACATGCAGCCTCAGCTTTAGAAATTGAGACGTGCACACACCTCTTCCTTTGACAATAAGGTTCCCGCAATAACTCATCGATGGTGTGagatgcctataaatagcagtgattgaggtccctaagcatATACCTCATAAGAAAATTATACACCATCTATCGAGATGGTGGAGTGCTTAGAAGACTTCAACATAAAGGAAAAGCagagaaatcaaaatttttcaatggccggaggtaacactcgatttatttccgcatattgattatcatgtttatatacgtgcagaaacatgatttttagaaaaaaaattctaacattTAGTATCAGAGCCATGATACAtctgccttgaaaatatttgttttcatatcatgaaattttgggaaaaaaattttaagttttacgtaagaaacttaaaatttaaagatCAGACATAATAATATTAAGAGACTTACCTTAGAATTGTGTTCTCAATCGGAGTTTGAATTTCTTCCTTGaatcttgaaaaataaaataagaatttttGGGAGCAAAATATTTTCGGAGAAGGTGCTACTGGTTTTTTCTGAAAATAGATGAAGACTTGCACGAAATGAATAATGCATATGAACGTGTATGCATTTAAGATTTAAGAGCCCACACAGAAATTGAATGTCATTCAATTTTCCTTTCAAATGTGTCGGCAATGAATTCCttttactattattatttttttaataataataataaatgaaattGAAAGGGACATGTCAACTACTACAAATAAATCACAATTTGGTAAGGTTTCGGTTTCCAATACTGTAGTGATGGTTTTCAGTGATTTGATTAAAATGAAAATTCTATGCAAATTCTAATACAAGTttagaaaataattttgcattTAGATATTatgtcaaatattatggatatttatttgataTCCACATGCAAATTCAATAttatgtttgcatttatttttgaaatttaaaatgcaaataatattaaaaaaaataattggtacatcaatattcatattatgttcatattaaattatattaagttttttataatttgaaatgaacataTCAAGTAAAATGtgaatacaaaataaaatatttcagatgtTCACAAATTAACAAATAATcatcactttatcactactctgataaaaaagaaaaactgaTTAGGAGTCTACATTTTCACGTAAATGTGATCCTCAGAAAAACTGATGGGGAATGTAAttgttcatattaagtaaaaatgtgaatataaagttatttaatgaaaaaaatttggcttataaagattcacataaatgtgaataattaagttgaataataattataaggtgacgTAAGAAAACATGATCTAAGAGAGTTCTTCATATATCAATTTAAACTGCCTTGACTTGCCACTGGTCTCCCCGAGGAATGTTGCTCTGACTAggagttaggtatttaaaggGCCTTAGTACTACCTATCTTTCTTGGGAGCACTCTTGgaaaatgttgattatgttactaaataattattatataaagtattaaagtaaagccaaaatttttTCCAGTGAaccatataattttaaataattgaggaatagccacatcatccttaattatgaaaaattgtgcattaagtggatttggatcacataatggacatcaattgtaattacttatataaacataataaattttaccccacagagatttttattatatttttatataactaattaggttaaaatataaaattatatattttttttaatttacccACAGTAGTTaaggaaaatacattttgatagttttatcataaatttacagaaaaatcttattgaattaaaattttagcctacaggcaaattttatgtcactagatttttttaaaaaaacacaaattACATTGGTAAAACATGAAATTGtgtcaaaattttaagcatatgatattttgtgcagttatgaaacctgcgagtttttctgatatgaaatgtgacattcccGAACTGAAAGGCgattattataaaatatggaaagaaagaattcttcttcaattaaggtggatggatattgattatgctatacggaaagacgaacaatctgctattactgaaaacagcattccgaatgatgttgatctttatgaaaaataggagcgatctaatcgactctgcgtaatgttcgtaaagaccaaaatctctgctGGTATGCGTGGTTCTGTCGATCAGCATAATAATGTCAGAGAATTACTGAAGGTTATTGATGAACAATTTTAGTCTTCAGATAAGGCACTTGCCAGCACCTTAATTATggaattctcttcattaaggctcaccagTGTGAGAGGTGTGCGAGAGCACATAATGAAGATGCGGGACATAGCGGCTCGGCTCaagacacttgaagtggaaatgtcTGAGACTTTTATTATGCactacattttatgcactcttccacagcaatatggacccttcaaaatttcctacaacacacataaagataaatggtcaattaatgaattaatgaccatgtgtgttcaagaggaaggaaGGTTGTTGATGGAAACAAGTGATAATGTCTTTATGACTACATAAGAAAAATTTACGAAAcaagccaaagtcaagggaaaAGGGAAAGGAATAATTCCACCTCAAGCTGACATtaagaaagaatccaagtgtttcttCTGTAAAAAGACGGGACACATGAAGAAGaattgcaataaatttaaggactaacttgaaaagaaaggtattcttacttcatttgtctgttatgaatctaatatggttaatatgatttataacacatggtggGTTGATTCTTGTTCtacaatccatgttacaaataccttgcagggtatgcaaaacctaatgaagccaatagaaaatgagtgaagcatctattcaggaaacaagatgtcttcgcatGTGAAGGCTATTGGAATTTGCTGCCTAGTGTTAAATagtggttatattttaaaatttaaaaaggcCTTTTATGTTCCTAAtttttctaggaatttaatttcagtttcaaaacttgtacctcttggttattcatttcagtttttggataaatctataaatttgttttataaatcaaatattattggaaatggtacaatggttgatggcattttctctatttctttacaaaataataacaccaccatgcatgttcaaggaggtattaaaagatgtgttataaatgaaTATTTCTCTATACTATGGCATCGGAGATTGTGACACATCTCCATAGagagaattaaaagattagtaaatgatggagtactcagtacttattttgagacttgtgtagactgcattaagggaaagtagaccaataagtctaaaaagggtgccaagagaagtacagaaatattagaaatcatactTTCAGATATTTTTTGTCAagatatggacatgcaaagtcAGAAATACTTAATCTCCTTCATTGATGATTATtcacgatacatgtatatctacatgcttcataacaaaaccgaagcacttgaagcctttaaggtttttaaggctgaagtggagaagcaaTGTGGAAAACATATTAAGATTGTGAGAACATATATAGGTGGAGAATATTACGGTATatacactgagaatggacaGGCACCTGGTCTGTTTGCGAAGTTTCTCCAGGAACATgggattgttgcccaatatactatgcctGGTTCTCCGGACCAAAATGACGTAActgagaggagaaaccgaacattattggacatggtgaggagcatGTTAAGTAGCTCCAAACTTCCTAAATCCTTGTGGATTGAAGCTCTTAAGACAGCTGTATATATATTAAACCAAGTTACAACTAAGGCTGTCCCAAAAACGTCATTTGAGTTATTAAAAGGTTGGaaaccgagtttgcaacatatacgtgtttggggttgtccttctgaaataagagtttacaacccacatgaaaagaaactggacccaagaactataagtggatatttcattgGGTATACCGAAAAATCCAAAGGGTACATATTTTATTGTCCATCTCACAACACCagaattgtggaatcaagaaatgcaaaatttcttgagaatgATTTGATTAGTGGAAGTGATCATTGAAATGATATAGTTTTTTagaatgatcacattaatgTACAACCCTCTTATTAAAATGACAGATTGGTCGTTATTCACATCCCTCAAGACCAAATGGGTGTTAGACAACCATTTCATGAAGTTCCACAAAACGCTGATGAAAATCCATtagatcaagttgttaatgaaaaacaacaagaaattgttgttcaaccaaacaaccttaggagatctactagaataagaagatcagctatatctagtgattatgttgtgtatttacaagaatcggACTTTAACATCATagccgaaaatgatcctgaaacgttttcacaagccatgagttgtaatgagtcaaaattaaggtttaatgctatgaaagaagagatgaattctatggCAGTTAATGGAGTCTAGGATCTTATTCAGTTGCCTGATGGTGTAAGATccattggatgtaaatgggtatttaaaacaaagaaagactcattaggcaacattgaaagGTATAAGGCAAGACTCGTTGCTAAAGGATTCACTTAGCAGAAAGGAATCGATTATAAGGAGACTTTTTCTCCTGTATCTAAAAAAGATTTTCTTCGTATCATTCTGGCATTGgttgcacattttgacttagatttgcaacaaatggatgtgaaaacagctTTTCTTAATGGAGAACTATAGGAagaggtttatatgaaacaacctgaaggatttttctctagtaatggtgagcaattggtatgtaagcttaagaaatctatatatggattgaaacaagcttctcgtcaatggtatttaaaatttcatgatgttatctcttcattcggATTCGTAGAGAACATCATTgatcaatgtatataccagaaggtcagtgggagcaagatttgtttccttattctatatgtggatgatatattacttgcaaccaatgataagggtctgttatatgaggtgaaacaatttctctctaaaaactttgatatgaaagatatgggcgatgcatcttatgtcattaGCATGAAGATACATAGAGACCGAATTAGAGGTATTCTAGGTctgtctcaagaaacctatatGAACAAAGTTTTAGAAagatatcggatgaaagattgttcaccaagtatagctccCATTGTGAAAGAcgataaattcaatttgagccaatgtccaaagaatgatctagagcgggaacaaatgaaaaacactccttatgcttctgctgtcggaagcttaatgtatgctcaggtttgtactagacctgacattgcatttgttgttgggatgttgggaagttatcagagtaatccaggttttgaccattggaaagctgcaaagaaagtaatgaggtaccttcaagggaccaaagattatatgcttatgttcagacgaactgagaatttggaagtaattggctactctgattcagactacgCTGGCTGCATTGATTCAAGAAAATCCACTTCAGGATATATTTTCATGCTAGCTGGTGGAGTTGTATCTTGGAGAAGTGCAAAGCAGACACTGACTGTTACTTCCACTATGGAAGTTGAGTCCGTAtcttgttttgaggcaacctcacatggtATATGGCTGAAGAGTTTCATTTCGAGGCTTGGAATTATGGATTCTATATCTaggccattaagaatatattgtgacaattcagctgctgtttttatggctaaaaataacaaaagtggtagtcgaagcaagcacatcgacattaagtatttagccataagagaacgtgttaaagataagaagttACTTATCGAACACATTAGCACTGCATTGATGATTGCGGATCCTTTGACTAAAGGcatgccaccattgaaatttaaggatcatacaGGAAGAATGGAACTTGGTtcctttatgtaattttgttgtaagaacaaattaatgaaacaatgatgtgatattttctcatatttgttgTGCACACATTCATTAATTcgagaaatatcaataaagttggacctcgaataaacattgtgtttattcattaagttatacagatttgagaGACATAATGCATTGTGATACATCAAAGATCATACTCGCTTTTAGAGGACATATCGtcatgattcatgtattttgttttctcctatggtaaatgagatatatgtgtcAAGTGAGAGAATGTAATAAATATGACACATATTAGAAGAGGCGTGGCGTGTAGGAATTGGCGACGGCCAAGAAACCTATCATTTTTGACGAACATGCATGCAGCCTCAACTTTAGAAATTGAGACGTGCACGCACCTCTTCCTTTGACAATAAGGCTCCCGCAATAACTCATCGATGGTATGAGATGCCTATATCCAAGATTTGGAGATCTCTCCGGCGAACAGCGGAGATACTGACTGCTCCGCCCTATCCAATGAATTCAAGATCGCCTCCCCCTCCACTAGAAGAAGGTAATTAATTGGATtatcgatcttatttaatttaatgacGTTTACTTACTTActcgttatatatatatatatatttcgctGGATGAATCGATATACACTAAAATTAATAGATTAAACAAGGATAGATTAATAGTCAAACACTTATCCAatttttggttaaaattttaagaggttttaataatcattttgaccCGGTTTAAGATCCAATTTTGTGGATAACTATCTGATTATTAATCTAACAAATCAAGTGGAATATACTATCAAAACTCAATAAATTACATGTTTCTCATCTTATTTCTTAAAGTGTtaaagttatttattgaataaaaactTTATCTTAGAGTGTTGTACGTTAAATATCGATCctgatatttaatatatatatatatatatatatatcattattatttaatttgattttaactttaaaaaatataaaaataggaAGCATCAGTGAACTCGACAGATTTATGATCAACTCGCAATACAGATTAATTTCAGTCATCAAAGCTCATTCCAGTTGTCCACATGTTTGTACTACCTGCAAATATGTAGACGATGATtagaaaaatattatcaaagaaacaaaatttaaatgcataaaataatttatgtatTTGAGTTACCATCTATTGATCCAAAATCTTCTTCATCTGAGTTCTCATCTGTGTTATCATTATTTACAGTTGATCTGATAAACGAACTTTGTCATCTGTACTAATATTAAAGAAATTattaacttttttaaaaattaatcaatACATACCCGTCTTTCAAATTTAGACAGTTGTGTTTGTCATGTGACACCTCGACGCCCGCATCCACGACACTGTCTGCCCCTTGATGTTGACTTCTCCTTCGATGATTTTAGTCTCTTCCCACGTCCTTTTGTTCTAATTTCTGAAGGATCAATGATACCAATGGCTCCATCCAAGGTTCTCCTACTTTGAATTCCACTGCGTAATGTTCTATTAATATTCATCTCCTTCATTTTGCTATCAATAGAATCAAACTGTTCAGCCAAGAAGTTTGTCCCCTCATCACTGAAAGATGCAACATCAATTAAAGCTGAAGCTTTACAAGATAGCCTCATATGTCTAGACATCAAACATCTTTTTGGATCGTCGACCACATTTTGCTCAGCCATAGTGTATAGTACGCCAATCTTTGCATCTTTTGTCCAGCGTTTGAGTATATACTGATCAGGTAAGTGGAACACTTGGTTGATATGAAAAAATGCTAACATATGCCTGTACGGAATACCCTCAAATTGAAATTTTATGCAACTACATGATATATCGTATCTTTGTATGTCATGCGTAAGCAGTCTATGTTTGGCAGAAGAAGAACTTTGAAAATTAATGACATTGTAAACCCCAAACTCAATTCCGATAGATGCTTGCTGCACATAATAACCATGACTCAGACTAATTTCATTTTGAAACTCCAACCATTTGTTTTTCGTGTATACATTCACCATTTGCAATTCCATTGGCCAGTTCGATTTAACCTTTGGCCGCTCGTTCATATCAGTATGATCGGCAACTAAATCATTGTGTCTTTGGTGTCGAAGTGCCTTATTGAAACGAATTATAAAATCCATCAATGAGTTATTGCTACAGACGTACCTCTTGAAAAATGCATGTGAACTTTCAGACCTCTGACTACTTGACATTCCTGCAGAAAATACATGGTTGAAATATGCCGGCACCCACTTATGTCGCAACTCATACATCAATGACAGCCAATCATTTTCTACCAAGTTAGCACAATTCATAACCTCTTCCCATGATCTCTCAAATTCAATAGAAGTCGTAGAATGTACAATGACATTTTTTATGCTTTGATAGTGGTCACGGAAAGTCACCGGGTTCAATTTATCTGAGAATTTGTTTAGAAGGTGCCACAAACAATATCGATGAATTGTTTTAGGGAAAACTTCGCCTATGGCTTTCGTCATAGCAGGATCCTGGTCAGTTATGATCAAGTTTGGTGCTCCTTTAAGCATGGCTTCTAGAAATTTATTAAGCAACCAAACAAAAGAATCAGTTTTCTCATCACTCAAAAATCCACAACCAAAAACAATGGtctgatgatgatgattaactCCTACAAATGGTGCAAAAATCATCCCATATTTGTTGGTGTTATACGTTGTATCAAACACCACTACATCACCAAATGCAGTGTATGCCCTCCTTGATACAGGATCCGCCCAAAAACACCGAATAAATATATTGTCTGAATCAGTCTCGTAATCAAAAAAGAAAGTTGAACTCTTGTCTTTCTCAGACAGAAAGAAATCAATCAATGTTTTGGCATCAATACCCTTGTGCTCATCCCTAAGCGTTTTCTCGTAGTTTTTTATATCTCTTTCTGTGCAACCTACATGTTCAGGCCCTCCAGACTCTATTTCAAACAATCCCATTTGTTGACAAGTAGGTACATTCGCTTCTGCAAACTGTTGACTCAGTGATTTCTTTGCTGCAGAAACAGTACGATGTGAGCGTAACACATGCACCTTTGAAGGAGTTGATAGTGGATGATTATGACTTTCTATGAAGGTACTAACAACCCAACCTAGACCAGTTTGTTCCTTCACAACTAAAATCTTTGACTTACATCCAGTTCTAATCTCACCACGAGCTCTTTCCTTTACTGGTTCTTCACTTTTTGATTGTTTACTCCATCTGATTGCATCTGTATGTCCTTCTTTAAAGCATACAAATTTTTTTCAGATaacttcttttgttttcttactttttatgctattgCTCATTCTTGCACTAAAACCAGATTCTCGTGCGTATTGGTTGTAGAACGAAAACGCCTCCTCTAAAGATTCGAATTTCATCCCTAATTCTGGCTTTTGATTGTCTCCTACTTGGGGAATGTATGACAGTTCATCGCCGCTGTTTTCTTCCATTCtataatatgaaattaacaaaattaaaaattgCTACACATACAATGCTAGCTAGCTCTGCAAACAATTTcgaaaaaatcgaaatttttttttaaggatAAGAATGACTCGTGCTCGAGGTTCTCTAATGCATTCACACATACACCGAACCCAATTTTTATTTCCAACAACCTCGATTTACATTCGCGCACATATTTTTATACCAGAGGTTCTCTAATACATTCACGCACATATTCTACCGGAAattaacaaaattaaaaattgCTACACATACTATGCTGGCTAGCTCTGCAAACAATTTcgaaaaattcgaaaattttttttaatgataagAATGGCTCACGCTCGAGGTTCTCTAATACATTTACACATACACCGAACCCAATTTTTATTTCCAACAACCTCGATTTACATTCACGCACATATTTTTATACCCGAGGTTTTCTAATACATTCACGCACATATTCTACCGGAAATAAGAAATTTCCAACATCATCGATTTACCTTCTGATTTGAGGTGCCCGAAAAAATCCTGCACGAGATCTCCAGAATCACCTTCACTTGAAGCTCATGACCGTGTGGTGTGTTTCTTTCATTCTGTTCTGGTTGGTGAAGGCGGTAGGTGGAGGATTTAGTTTCTAAATTAAAAGCCTTTTTTGTTGATTTGAgtttttaactttttaaaaaaaaataaaagaaaactgCACAGGTGGGCTGGCGCCCACGAAAACAacactctatatatatatatatcattattatttaatttgattttaaatttaaaaaagataaagatatatttttattttgaaaaaataatttatttgtatatattttaataaaataataaaaactaaattttaatgTTGGTTATGcttatcaataatatttttatttttattatatttaattttatgatatttacacttattaattcaaaaattattaatatctttattattaacattattattattatctaataTTATGTATTGCTTACATATATGTACAACAAATAAGTAATTTTAGTAAGGGTATAAcagtaaatttattaatatttaaaagctAATCACATATTCAAAATGTTGAACCAAACAATCTTAATAGTATATATAACATAATGTTTGATTAATAATATATCAATCTTTTTatctatagcataatcaatcaTTTATTTATCTCATCACTTGTACCAAACACATCCTAATAACATTAATAAAGAAATGAAGAACTTGCGTAACGGTATAGAGccaattgttattttttttaaattataatatttttatgagaAGCTTATTCAATAATTTTCTTTATACAATCAATTTGTgatcattaaaaatcataatttttaattaacatACTTTGTTACACAATCATTTAATGAATTATTATCGAAACAATGTAACAATAATAAAGTAGTTAATGACTTACGTTTAATCTTCATTCTAATATTACATATAAcgatatatataacaaaatacatatttcttatgccaaataaaaaaaaaagacgcTAGTCCAATTTTCGTTGCTTCATATATAGAGAGCAAAAACACTAATGTTCACCAAAGAGACCAATTTAAATTGATATTACTTGATATCTATCATCTGGTTTTAGGTGGAGTCGAGTTTATAACCCTCTATCTTCCATTAGATCCAACCCTAAAGAACAATAATCTcgcaaaaatattttctttttaggTAATTAtaatcttcaaaaaaaaatttgtgagacggtttcacttatcaattttatgagacggatttCCGATCCGACCTGACTcgactcatgaaaaaatattattttttatgtcaaaagtattactttttattgtaagtATGAATCGGTTCGATCCGTATCCC
It contains:
- the LOC142537807 gene encoding protein FAR1-RELATED SEQUENCE 5-like; the protein is MEENSGDELSYIPQVGDNQKPELGMKFESLEEAFSFYNQYARESGFSARMSNSIKRHTDAIRWSKQSKSEEPVKERARGEIRTGCKSKILVVKEQTGLGWVVSTFIESHNHPLSTPSKVHVLRSHRTVSAAKKSLSQQFAEANVPTCQQMGLFEIESGGPEHVGCTERDIKNYEKTLRDEHKGIDAKTLIDFFLSEKDKSSTFFFDYETDSDNIFIRCFWADPVSRRAYTAFGDVVVFDTTYNTNKYGMIFAPFVGVNHHHQTIVFGCGFLSDEKTDSFVWLLNKFLEAMLKGAPNLIITDQDPAMTKAIGEVFPKTIHRYCLWHLLNKFSDKLNPVTFRDHYQSIKNVIVHSTTSIEFERSWEEVMNCANLVENDWLSLMYELRHKWVPAYFNHVFSAGMSSSQRSESSHAFFKRYVCSNNSLMDFIIRFNKALRHQRHNDLVADHTDMNERPKVKSNWPMELQMVNVYTKNKWLEFQNEISLSHGYYVQQASIGIEFGTAYA